The following coding sequences lie in one Sinorhizobium fredii USDA 257 genomic window:
- a CDS encoding aldehyde dehydrogenase family protein: MLDKRKFYINGEWVEPAAQNDLYVLNPATEKPIAAISLGTAVDIGRAVAAAKKAFASYSRTSLEERLALLEKLLAIYKRRYDEMADTITAELGAPKTMSREQQADVGVGHLEGYIDALKRLKLREKLPNGDTLMREPIGVCGLITPWNWPINQIALKVVPALATGCTCVLKPSEFTPLNAMLYAEMIDEAGFPRGVFNLVNGDGVHAGAALSKHKDIDMMSFTGSTRAGIAVSKDAADTVKRVTLELGGKSPNIVFADADLDARVTASVLECFNNSGQSCDAPTRMLVERSVYEDVVAIARRVGREATVGDPTKEGAHIGPLVSHIQYERVQSLIEAGIAEGARLVVGGAGKPEGFDTGYFVKPTIFADVDNSMRIAREEVFGPVLSIIPFDTEEESIAIANDTSYGLAAYVQTGDQERAERVAARLRAGMVHINGGPHRYGSPFGGYKQSGNGREGGTFGLEDFLEVKTVHLPDAA; encoded by the coding sequence ATGCTCGACAAACGCAAGTTCTACATCAACGGCGAGTGGGTCGAACCGGCAGCACAGAACGACCTCTACGTGCTCAATCCTGCGACCGAAAAGCCGATCGCCGCCATCTCCCTCGGAACGGCAGTCGATATCGGTCGCGCCGTTGCGGCCGCCAAGAAAGCCTTTGCGAGCTACAGCCGGACCAGCTTGGAGGAGCGGTTGGCGCTCCTCGAAAAGCTGCTGGCGATCTACAAACGCCGCTACGACGAGATGGCCGACACGATCACCGCGGAACTCGGCGCGCCGAAAACCATGAGCCGGGAGCAACAGGCCGATGTCGGCGTCGGCCACCTTGAGGGCTACATCGACGCGCTGAAGCGACTGAAGCTGCGCGAAAAGCTGCCGAACGGCGACACGCTGATGCGCGAGCCGATCGGCGTCTGCGGCTTGATTACCCCGTGGAACTGGCCCATCAACCAGATTGCTCTCAAGGTGGTGCCGGCGTTGGCGACCGGCTGCACCTGCGTTTTGAAACCGAGTGAGTTCACGCCGCTCAATGCCATGCTTTATGCGGAGATGATCGACGAGGCGGGTTTCCCGCGCGGCGTCTTCAATCTCGTCAATGGCGACGGTGTTCACGCGGGCGCAGCACTATCGAAGCACAAGGACATCGACATGATGTCGTTCACCGGCTCGACGCGCGCCGGCATCGCCGTCAGCAAGGATGCCGCCGATACGGTCAAGCGCGTCACGCTGGAACTTGGCGGCAAGTCGCCGAATATCGTCTTCGCCGATGCCGATCTCGATGCGAGGGTGACCGCCAGCGTCCTCGAATGCTTCAACAATTCCGGTCAGTCCTGCGATGCGCCGACCCGTATGCTGGTGGAGCGCAGCGTCTATGAAGATGTGGTCGCGATCGCAAGGCGCGTCGGCCGGGAGGCGACGGTCGGCGACCCGACCAAGGAAGGCGCCCATATCGGTCCGCTCGTCAGCCACATCCAGTACGAGCGGGTGCAGTCGCTGATCGAGGCGGGTATTGCCGAGGGTGCGCGCCTCGTCGTCGGCGGCGCCGGCAAGCCGGAAGGCTTCGACACCGGTTATTTCGTCAAACCGACGATCTTCGCCGATGTCGACAACTCGATGCGGATCGCCCGCGAGGAGGTATTCGGGCCGGTGCTGTCGATCATCCCCTTTGACACGGAGGAGGAATCGATCGCAATCGCCAACGACACGAGCTACGGGCTTGCTGCCTATGTGCAGACCGGCGACCAGGAGCGCGCCGAACGGGTCGCGGCGCGGCTGCGCGCCGGCATGGTGCATATCAATGGCGGACCGCATCGCTACGGGAGCCCGTTCGGCGGCTACAAACAGTCGGGCAACGGCCGCGAGGGTGGCACCTTCGGCCTCGAGGACTTCCTCGAGGTGAAGACGGTGCATCTGCCGGACGCGGCCTGA
- a CDS encoding DMT family transporter: MAALLVGGVAIAGSPIFVRLSEVGPMATAFWRVALALIPLLAWSWLGKDAAADRRPERLSDYALLILPGVFLAIDLGAWHLSLTMTSVANATLLANLAPVFVTLAGWALFRSPVSGIFGAGLATAIVGVVVLKGGPAALGGGDLAGDGIAIVAAMFYAGYILAIGQLRSRFSTNRIMIWSTASAALCILPMTLLTEPALFPPSAFGWAMLVGLAFVSHAGGQVAITYALAYLPPAFSSLTLLVQPVVAAVLAWVLLSEPVGLMQATGGAIVLIGILIARRG; the protein is encoded by the coding sequence ATGGCCGCACTGCTCGTCGGCGGTGTCGCCATAGCCGGATCGCCGATTTTCGTCAGGCTTTCGGAAGTGGGGCCGATGGCGACGGCCTTCTGGCGTGTGGCACTGGCGCTGATCCCGCTTCTTGCTTGGTCGTGGCTTGGCAAGGATGCGGCCGCCGACCGGCGCCCGGAGCGCTTGTCCGACTATGCTCTGCTCATCCTGCCGGGCGTCTTTCTCGCCATCGACCTCGGGGCGTGGCATCTCTCCCTCACCATGACGTCTGTGGCAAACGCGACGCTGCTGGCAAATCTTGCGCCAGTGTTCGTGACGCTTGCGGGCTGGGCCTTGTTCCGCTCTCCCGTGAGCGGAATTTTCGGAGCGGGCCTAGCCACGGCCATCGTGGGTGTCGTGGTTCTGAAGGGCGGGCCCGCCGCCCTTGGCGGCGGCGACCTGGCCGGCGATGGAATCGCGATAGTCGCCGCCATGTTCTATGCGGGCTATATTCTTGCGATCGGGCAACTGCGCAGCCGCTTCAGCACCAACCGCATCATGATCTGGAGCACCGCGTCGGCGGCCCTCTGCATATTGCCGATGACGCTGCTGACCGAGCCGGCGCTGTTTCCGCCGAGCGCCTTCGGCTGGGCGATGCTCGTCGGTCTCGCCTTTGTCAGCCACGCCGGCGGGCAGGTGGCGATCACCTATGCGCTCGCCTATCTGCCGCCGGCCTTTTCATCGCTGACGCTGCTCGTGCAGCCGGTCGTGGCTGCGGTGCTCGCCTGGGTGTTGCTGAGCGAGCCTGTGGGTCTCATGCAGGCAACCGGCGGCGCGATCGTGCTCATCGGCATCCTGATCGCCCGCCGCGGTTAA
- a CDS encoding transglutaminase-like domain-containing protein has translation MFIRFGYEIGIDCPHATPMMTFLSVAKERRDAIVRERGPVASPLVPMEEITDPHGNSCMRMVLPEGDTRLGYDAVISDDGRLDVSDPLAEALPVERLPPNLLPYLCASRYCETDRLSALAWRLFGDVPAGWQRVQAICDYVHDRLVFSYGYAQAMRTALEAHEDRLGVSRDYAHLAVALCRCMNMPARYVHGYMADIGVPDSPAPMDFNAWFEVFLGDRWYTFDAKNNARRAGRIPVARGRDAADVPLIQTFGKHQLTHFTVWTSVEVDSRLSRSHRTAEVSLLTPWFSETWSRHLQERDREPH, from the coding sequence ATGTTCATCCGCTTCGGTTATGAGATTGGCATCGATTGTCCGCATGCGACGCCGATGATGACGTTTTTGTCCGTCGCCAAGGAACGGCGGGATGCGATTGTGCGGGAGCGAGGTCCCGTCGCTTCGCCGCTCGTTCCGATGGAGGAGATCACCGACCCGCATGGGAACAGCTGCATGCGCATGGTTCTGCCCGAAGGTGACACCAGGCTTGGCTACGACGCGGTGATCAGCGATGACGGGCGGCTCGACGTCTCGGATCCTCTGGCCGAGGCGTTGCCGGTGGAAAGGCTGCCTCCCAATTTGCTGCCCTATCTATGCGCCAGCCGCTATTGCGAGACCGATCGCCTGAGCGCGCTTGCCTGGCGGCTCTTCGGCGACGTTCCGGCGGGCTGGCAACGGGTGCAGGCCATCTGCGACTATGTGCATGACCGTCTGGTCTTCAGCTACGGCTATGCGCAGGCGATGCGCACGGCGCTCGAAGCGCATGAGGATCGGCTGGGCGTCAGCCGCGACTACGCCCACCTTGCGGTCGCTCTCTGCCGCTGCATGAACATGCCGGCCCGCTACGTCCACGGCTACATGGCCGACATCGGGGTCCCCGACAGCCCGGCGCCGATGGATTTCAACGCCTGGTTCGAGGTGTTCCTCGGCGACCGCTGGTACACGTTCGATGCCAAGAACAACGCGCGGCGGGCCGGCCGGATTCCCGTCGCTCGTGGCCGAGATGCAGCAGACGTCCCGTTGATCCAGACCTTCGGCAAGCATCAGCTGACCCACTTCACCGTCTGGACCTCCGTCGAGGTCGACAGCCGGCTCAGTCGGTCGCATCGCACCGCCGAGGTGTCGCTGCTGACCCCCTGGTTCAGCGAGACCTGGTCGCGCCATCTGCAGGAACGCGACCGCGAGCCGCACTGA
- a CDS encoding FadR/GntR family transcriptional regulator, with translation MPEPEKAMLLPLPPVDRVQQVISALADFVQRSGLRPGDRLPAERELMAALAVGRSTVREVISHFQALGVVEARKGSGTYLLRAISGATIHMPLTLDTRHLRDALLQTLEVRRGIEVEAGMVAARRRTESDLVNIETKLDEMERVHLAKGTSGPEDLAFHLAIYDATHNPLFRQLLEQMREAFERFWEKPFDRPDFARRSFPYHRTLFDAIASQDPDSAREETLKILAVVEEDIKEMSQ, from the coding sequence ATGCCCGAGCCGGAGAAAGCGATGCTGCTGCCCCTGCCCCCGGTGGATCGGGTGCAGCAGGTGATTTCCGCTCTCGCCGACTTTGTTCAGCGATCGGGCTTAAGGCCTGGCGATCGGCTGCCGGCCGAGCGCGAATTGATGGCGGCGCTCGCCGTCGGCCGATCCACGGTGCGTGAAGTCATCAGCCATTTTCAGGCGCTCGGCGTCGTCGAAGCGCGCAAGGGCAGCGGCACCTATCTGTTGCGCGCCATTTCCGGTGCGACGATCCACATGCCGCTGACGCTCGACACCCGCCATCTTCGCGACGCCCTGCTGCAGACACTCGAGGTCCGGCGCGGCATCGAAGTCGAGGCCGGCATGGTCGCCGCCCGCCGTCGCACCGAAAGCGACCTCGTCAACATCGAAACGAAGCTCGATGAGATGGAGCGCGTTCACCTTGCCAAGGGCACCTCCGGACCGGAGGACCTCGCCTTCCACCTGGCAATCTACGACGCGACGCACAATCCGCTCTTCCGCCAATTGCTCGAGCAGATGCGCGAGGCCTTCGAGCGCTTCTGGGAAAAACCCTTCGACCGCCCGGACTTCGCGCGGCGGTCGTTTCCCTATCATCGAACCCTCTTCGACGCGATCGCCTCGCAGGATCCGGATTCCGCCCGGGAAGAGACGTTGAAAATCCTCGCCGTCGTCGAGGAAGACATCAAGGAAATGTCCCAATGA
- a CDS encoding aminotransferase: MPHLNPLIAKLSQPPVPSVLAWAKAYDGAKGPLIDLSQAVPGYPAHPDMLKWLGEAAASPAYTGYGPIEGETELRSAYADQVAALYGAPITSDNIHITSGCNQAFICAAMAIASAGDTVLMTNPYYFNQETTLAMLGINVELAPCDAGAGFLPEVETIAAALRPGVRALVLVSPNNPTGAVYPADLLQRIYDACRANGTWLILDETYRDFLSDATVAPHRLLQTKGWQDGFIGLYSFSKSFCIPGHRLGAITAGQAVVEQVTKIMDNLQICAPRSAQAAVAKAIPALTDWRLANRAEITARANALKDVMGRLPQWKLQAVGAYFAYVRHPFRDIDSQFVAEKLAKLAGVVCLPGDYFGAGQESYLRFAFANADVPTIRKLEERLAGFELPGI; encoded by the coding sequence ATGCCCCACCTCAATCCGCTCATCGCAAAGCTCTCGCAGCCGCCGGTCCCCTCGGTGCTGGCCTGGGCGAAGGCCTATGACGGGGCAAAGGGGCCGCTGATCGACCTCTCGCAGGCGGTTCCCGGCTATCCCGCCCATCCGGATATGCTCAAATGGCTTGGCGAGGCGGCCGCCTCGCCTGCCTATACCGGCTATGGCCCGATCGAGGGCGAGACCGAACTGCGCAGCGCCTATGCAGACCAGGTGGCGGCGCTCTACGGTGCCCCAATTACCAGCGACAACATTCACATCACCTCCGGCTGCAACCAGGCCTTCATCTGTGCCGCCATGGCGATCGCGAGCGCCGGCGATACGGTGCTGATGACCAATCCCTATTACTTCAACCAGGAAACGACGTTGGCGATGCTCGGCATCAATGTCGAGCTCGCACCGTGCGATGCCGGCGCCGGCTTCCTGCCCGAAGTCGAGACCATCGCCGCAGCACTTCGGCCGGGCGTTCGCGCCCTCGTCCTCGTCTCCCCGAACAATCCGACCGGCGCCGTCTACCCGGCCGATCTGCTCCAGCGCATCTACGACGCCTGCCGGGCGAACGGCACCTGGCTCATCCTCGACGAGACGTATCGCGACTTCCTGTCCGACGCCACGGTCGCACCGCATCGCCTGCTCCAGACCAAGGGCTGGCAGGACGGCTTCATAGGCCTCTACAGCTTCTCCAAGTCCTTCTGCATCCCCGGCCACCGGCTCGGCGCGATCACTGCCGGGCAGGCGGTCGTCGAGCAGGTGACGAAGATCATGGACAACCTGCAGATCTGCGCGCCGCGCTCGGCCCAGGCCGCCGTCGCCAAGGCCATCCCGGCGCTCACCGACTGGCGGCTCGCCAACCGCGCCGAGATCACCGCCCGCGCCAACGCGCTGAAGGACGTGATGGGCCGCCTGCCGCAATGGAAGCTGCAGGCGGTCGGCGCCTATTTCGCCTATGTCCGCCACCCGTTCCGCGACATCGACTCGCAATTCGTCGCCGAGAAGCTGGCAAAGCTTGCCGGCGTCGTCTGCCTGCCGGGCGATTATTTCGGCGCGGGCCAGGAAAGCTATCTGCGCTTTGCCTTCGCCAATGCCGATGTGCCGACGATCAGAAAGCTGGAAGAGCGGCTCGCGGGATTTGAACTGCCGGGCATCTGA
- a CDS encoding LysR substrate-binding domain-containing protein gives MSSRLPPLNPLRAFEATARRGSVSAAARELNVTHGAISHQIRALELSFNVPLFERGGKRLRLTPQGALLLPAVTHAFAEIAAATAAMTRPATSGELRITCVPALLSFWMIPRLHQFTEQFPDLQLTLVASNDEAHLHFPDVDVCLLYGDGNWGDCWVRLWSRLELFPVVSPTLLNMRPLRSIRDLRDHVMLHGDDGREWNTWLAAADATDLQRGRQHFMSDARLSTEAALHNQGVALGDTITAGSLIARGELIAPFDLTVPANDAFFVACRNEVRAAPIVRVFIDWLFAALESDPMPELQTSARTMIRSRISRPEDNDRNSAAGSFQPVSSPRSRRVESPQKRKTKS, from the coding sequence GTGTCGAGCCGCCTGCCCCCCTTGAACCCGCTGCGCGCCTTCGAGGCGACCGCTCGGCGCGGCTCGGTTTCCGCGGCGGCCCGCGAGCTCAACGTCACCCATGGCGCCATCAGCCATCAGATCCGCGCGCTCGAACTTTCCTTCAACGTGCCGCTCTTCGAGCGCGGCGGCAAGCGGCTGAGGTTGACGCCGCAGGGGGCGCTGCTGCTGCCAGCCGTCACCCATGCCTTTGCAGAGATCGCCGCCGCAACGGCGGCGATGACCCGGCCGGCGACAAGTGGCGAGCTCAGGATCACCTGTGTTCCGGCACTGCTCTCGTTTTGGATGATCCCGCGCCTGCATCAGTTTACCGAGCAATTTCCCGACTTGCAGCTGACGCTGGTCGCCTCCAACGACGAGGCACATCTCCACTTTCCGGACGTCGATGTCTGCCTCCTCTATGGCGATGGCAATTGGGGAGACTGCTGGGTCAGGCTCTGGAGCCGGCTGGAGCTGTTTCCCGTGGTCAGCCCGACGCTCCTCAACATGCGGCCGCTGCGCTCGATCCGGGATCTGCGCGACCATGTGATGCTGCATGGCGATGACGGCCGCGAGTGGAACACTTGGCTGGCCGCCGCCGACGCGACCGACCTTCAGCGCGGCCGCCAACACTTCATGAGCGACGCACGGCTGTCGACCGAAGCCGCACTCCACAATCAGGGCGTGGCGCTCGGCGATACCATCACCGCCGGCAGCCTGATCGCCCGCGGCGAATTGATCGCGCCATTCGACCTGACAGTGCCGGCCAACGACGCTTTTTTCGTCGCCTGCCGCAACGAGGTGCGCGCCGCACCGATCGTCCGCGTCTTCATCGACTGGCTGTTTGCGGCGCTCGAGAGCGATCCGATGCCGGAGCTTCAGACCTCCGCCCGCACGATGATCCGCTCCCGCATATCCAGACCGGAAGATAACGATCGCAATTCGGCAGCGGGCAGCTTTCAACCAGTTTCGTCACCCCGCAGCCGGCGCGTGGAAAGCCCGCAAAAGCGCAAGACCAAGTCATAA